In the genome of Astatotilapia calliptera chromosome 18, fAstCal1.2, whole genome shotgun sequence, the window agaactttaaaaatttCAAAGCCTTACAGCAAACATAAAggacaacagaaaaacaaaagaaggcaAAAGAGACCACAGGAGATGAGTGAAAactaaaaacataacaaaaaaataagaactgCTGGAATGGATGAGGACATTAAAagatgaaaagtgaagccaaggggaaaggaagaaaaagtcaTATCAACACCAAAAGTGTCAATTAGGTGAGGAAACAGCATCACAGCCCTGTCAATCATATCATCCCAGgcctttgagaaaaaaaatcctgagctgttacaaaaaaaatgtgtaaaagttGGCAAATCACTGAAGTCGTGCACACGCTAAAAACACTTGAAATTTTTGATCCCTCAGTAAAGTAAAATAGCACTCTGTCTGCTGCCTTATGCATCATGTTCATGTCTCTCCACCTATGCTCTGTGTCGACACACTGTATATAGTTGctggtgtcaggcgccaccgcCTCTGTTTTTCTACTGCAGCAAATAGTATTTCTCATCCATATCATGCAATGCTTATATAAAAGTAAAGATGTGAGTCTTACTTAAATATGATATctgacacatttttatttatcttatcACTTTCTGTGTATGGAAGTGTGGCTTTCTACCACAACAGATTGTCGCAGCCACTTTGAGCGTGTGTGAACAGATTGTGCTTTGAAAAAGAAACGAGCGCCTGCAGCAACATCTCACGTCTGCGTCCCGACTCTGTCTGAAAACGGGACCAACATCTTTACATtatacattttcaaaaacatatcCATTATTCATATCTCCATATTTTAATGCTATTAGCACTTCTGTGCCACCCACCTAAATACCTGGGTGTCTGCTATCAAAGGAGCAGTGACAGTCTGAGTTACTTTGTGCATAAAGAAATGAGTTGAGATTAAGAAAGCGGTGCAGTGGTCGACCATCACATAAAATTTAATTAGATCTATGAGGTGATTTTATTGCTGTATACTGGGGCATTTTAGATTCAAAACACAAAAGGACTCTGGAGAAAGTTCCCTTTTACCTCGAACCAGAGTGATTTTGTTGATAGGTAACAAGGcaagtgcacacacatacacatacaatgCTCCACctgtgtgggtggggggtgtGGCCACTCAGCAGCTGAGTGGGGCAGCATATGGAGTTTCTAATTGGGTAGAACAGCACAGCTGGAGGACTCCAGTCCAGGACCTGGCCTCTGGTAATCAGTCCCACAATCCTCagccctcctctgcacatcCGCCAGGCTGCATGCAAGCCACTGATAGGCGGGCAGGTGGGGTTCAGTCTCAACACTGTAACCAACAAGAAATTTGTCCACTTAGAGGTTTTCAGCTGGAGCATGACTCAATGTAGACTAATGTCACACAGCGTGCAATAAGAAGACCTCATTCATGAATTTAAGGCAAAATATCAAAATTAAACGAGCTCAGAATTCTGAACGGCTCCTGTTTCAGCAATGCTTGCATGCGTGCAGCACTTTACTGCTGTGAATGGTCAAGGCAGAGACcgttttattgctttatataatATGATGTGATAAggtcttttattttatgagctgtgTAAAAAAGTAATGAGAAAAGTAGCCAGTAACTTCAAATTAAAACATATTGTGTAATATAtaataaatccatccatccatccacttttctcctgtttatctgAATTGTGGGCTTTTCCAGGAGGACAACAAGATGATTCCAAACCAGCCACATGATGCAATCTTTCCATTGTGCCCAGAGTGTGccatagatttttttaattttctttttacctttttcttttttttttttaagtatgtgTGTATTATATGGACACATAAATCTAAAATAAACACGTGTCCTTTCTTCTCATGATATAGCCATGTTTAATCCAAAAATGAGGGCTCAATTTTCTCCCTGCATACCAGAGTGCTTAAGGTTAACTGTTTTCTCCCCTGCCGATGTCAGTATCAAGTCATGGAGTGACTGctccacaacaaagaaataaaaatcacaaattcttctttgttttgtttttgtttttatttatttattttccaataTGCTGAGATTGCAAACTGGGTTCTGCTTGTCAGGTTTTACAAATGTTTCCCAGAAAATGATGGCAATCACCTCACACTGTTTCCACGTCCACTAAATGCTTAATATGATCGAAAGCTTAAATTCCTAACCAAAGcctttttcaataaatattgtttttattctggaTATGTGAAGCACAATGTTCATAGAAACTCCTGACAAACAGACCAGCGTTACTATCGTAATAACAGAAAatgagcagacagacagacaaacaaacataatgCCTGTTGTATTTGTAAACAATGCATTtacatagtaataataataacaatcataataaaaaaaaccttttgttttctttgtttgcaagTTTCAAGCATTCATGCTGAGTCTATTGGTAAAACATCCACTGCATTCTACTGCGCACAATATCTGGTCACAATTACAAAAGTATGAATTATTTTGCTCATATTTATTCTTGGGCATTAAAATCACTATTGTTCAGAAAGAGTTAGGGCTTCATTAGGAatttaaaacagttaaaactGACTTACTTTGACTTATTTacttaaaattcagtttttgttctCATTATATTTCGTGACTGATTCTGTAGGTTGTGCAGCTTGGTCTATTTAAATGTAGGGGAAAAGAGTAAAAAGGACAGTATATTCTTGAGGCTTTACAAAAGAGCAAAATAGATTTGGGAGGATGCTATCAtcaacactaaaagaaaaagtgtgcCAACAACAGGTTTATAGTGTGAATTATTATCAACAGCAACTGAAGTGTTCATCTGGGTATCAACAAGTACTCAAAATAAATGGCTCGCACTCGTATGTGGCACTTTGTAAGCACTTCCTCATTTAGCTTTTGTGTTTTGAGTTGGGGTAATTGTACATGCAGCTCAGTTTAAGGCAATGCAATAAAGATACCACTGAGACACTGAAAATTGGCATTAAAGGCTTCATTACATCGTCAGTGTGAGATCAGAGTCAGACGCAGAgatttttttctaaagaaaCTCCACGTTACATTTCGGACAGGATCACGTTCTACTACCACACCGTTGACATCTTTTCCAACCACTTCACCTAACACTCATCATCCAGACACAATTTCCCCTTAACTGCTGACATCAATTGAGAAATGCTTGCAACTCAGCGTGCGATCCATGGCGCCTTCATTTGCAGCTCTGCACCACGCACCGTGCCTATAAAAGCTGATAATGTGATAATTAAAAGAGCTGACAGCAAGAACTGTCAGCGAGACACTCTGATTTACCAACCTCTGCTATTTATTAAACCTCTCAAATTACAATGCTTCCACCCTTGAAGTGTACACGTATTATATCAAATGCAATAATGACTGAATTTAGAGCTGCTGTGAATGAAGGAGAAGTTAAGGAGTCTGGGTGGATGACAGCTTGATAAAATCTGCCCAGTAAACATCTGAAACAAGGGTTTCTAACACACAAAAGATCACTGccatgtctttctctctctctctctcaaccacACCATGATTTATTACCTGAAAAGACAAGAGAACTAATTAGTGagtaattaattaatataaatTTGCATATTTGCATTTGCAATTAGTGCAGTCAACTGATTAGTCTGAGATGGGGAGTTTGactcttcagtgtgtgtgtgtgtgtgtgtgtgtgtgtgtgtgtgtgtgtgtgtgtgtgtgtgtgtgtgtttgctggacCAGAACGCACCAGCTGAGGCATTTTTGGGGGAAGGCagtgatgcttttttttctttcatagaTCTATACATGTACTTTGGATGTGTTCTTGTAAAGTATATGTGCTGGCCCACATGCACACTAGCCTGTCTCACACACATTAGACTAAGTGTTTGCACATTCGGTGCTGTGTGTACATGCTGTCATTGTCACCGTAGAAACTGCGACTTACTTGGGCCTCAGTGCTCGGAAGTCAAACCAAGATGTAATCAGCTCTCCGTGGCTCATTCTGCTGATCGATGTCTTGTAATGTCCAATACAGAGAGATTGATAAGTTGTTTTAATTGATTATCCTTTCAACAaggtcattcacacacatacatttgcatgtgtgtgtgtgaatcagtgcgcttgtgtatgtgtgttccaCATAACTGAGGTGTGCATATACCCATATCGAGTGCCAGCTGTGCCCCAGTGTGGAATTGGCAGCGTGCCACTGGGCCTTTTCCACTGGGTGTGCTTAATGTCTATGGTACTGAGGTAATAACACTGCGCAAGGCACCTCTTTACCATCCTTTGCATTTGAGGTTTCTGTAGGAATTTCTTAAACCATTTTGAACCTACCTGTTTTTTGCTATCTTTCCCATCACAGTAAGCTGAATATCTTGGAGATTTGGACTTGTGCTTGGATAAGGAAAGGCATCTctggaaaatgtgaaaactattttatttcacAGACCCAACAATCAAGTATTGTTCACCAGATAAATAGATGACTTCTTTTGTGGGCTAACTAATCTTAGTGTTGGTTGTCTCATAGACactaaaacaagtaaacaataataaaatacaggaaAGCCTAACTGCATTGCTGGATACCACTCGAGTTAATATGTTACCTTTCTAATTTGTAAACATAAAATGAGAaaacttaacttaaaataaaagatttcaAAAGTTAAGAATTAAAATGGCTTTTCAAACAGGTTCTAAAAGTGTCTCATGATGGAGAGGTCCTGATGTGAAGGGGCAGTTTGTTCCACAGTTTCTGAGCTGCAAACGCTCGATCTCCTCTGTGCTTTAATCGGGAGCTCGGGAAAGCTAGCAACATTTGCTCAGCTTCAGACTTCCGTAATCTGGAGGGAGCATGCCAACTTCAAAGGTTAGAGAGGTAAAAAGTTGCCAACCCAAGCAATGCCTAAAAAACAATTATGAAATCAGTTCAAAATCTGACTGGCAGCCAGAATAGTGATGGTAATATGGGAGATATGACCTTAGACCCAAACACTCCATCTATGTAAGTAACAATCATTATGTATACTTTCTATGCACTCCAGCTTAAGTACATTGTTTGCTAACTGCATTAACAGCTTCTCCTTTGTTTCTTGAGAggagaatttaaaaaagtattcaTTAACTAACTAAGCGTTTTAGAAGTAACCCTTCCCTTTGCCACCAAGAGGGCGGTGCATTCAGTGAGGGtaattaaatagtaaattgaCCATATGAGCATtgcattaacaaaaacattgcttttgcttccaaaagcacaagaacCAGACACAGAAATGAACACTGTTACCACTGTTACTGATATAATCTGGGGTTTTGTAGATGCCAGAGAGGtcaaagattattttttttgtaatgttttggaAATATTTGACAGAAGTCATGATGCAAAGAGTGCATCACTCACAGATTCACTCACTCACATGTGTAGaacatcttttgtttttcacctgTTTTACAGCTGCTGCTCCTGAGACACGCAATGAGTCATTTCCAAAAGTCAAGTAAAAATGATGCTCACGAGGAATTCTCACAAAACCTGTGACGCTCATGCTGTTAAAGTGGGTCCTGAACCCTTATCAAAAAATTAGACTAAACGCTGTTATTGAATCCCCTTTGACCCAAATATAAGAGCTTCCCCCCGCCGCCCCCCTCATTTACTTTTGCACCCAAATACATTTCcaattgttttaattaatttattaatgtagTTTAATTTGGGATGTAGGAGAGGGTTTTTTAAGCTTTCCATCTCCGCCGCACAGCTTTTATTTACGCATACTTAGCTCTGCATGGATCACATAGTGCGGAAATTCATAATCTGTCTACCTGTTGAGAATCTCTGCAAACTCCCTCCAATTTTCCAGACAAAAAGACATTAATTCATCTTTCTTACGGGGAGATGCAGATATTAGTTGTTATCCCTCTCCGGTCTCTGTTTCTGACGGTAAACGCGGGCCTCCCGGTGCCCATTACCGGAGCTGCCAGATGATCGGTACGGAGCGGAGGTCCCGTGGGACAATGAACACGTGGTCTCGGCTGCCACAAGACGTCAGCGGCAGATGGCATGGGTACCCGCTGTTGGCATGAGTGTCATTCCtcaaagagagagggaaagggaagagagggagggagagtgagagaggggaAGGGAAGAGCAGATCACAGCAAGGCAGAGAAAAGAGAGTGCGCAGAATTAAGCTCTTTCTTCCAATTTGGTAGCTTGCAAGTGAAGAAGCTGAGGCGCAGTTTCAGAGGAGATATTCGGGAACATGCAAGGTACATGCTGACCAGAGGTTAGTAATGTTTTTGTTCGCAATTTGTTGACTGATCATGCGCTTTTATTCTGGGTTAAAACGTGGTTAAATACGTGGCGTACAATTGGCTAGTTTTGGACTCTGATTTGGAGCAAACATAAACTTTAATGTGATGTAATATAAGGTTTAAAATATGGCTATTTTTCACAAATCTAAAGGCAATTAAGTGTAATGCCTTTGAAAAGGTAGCAAGCTGTGACACTGGCCTTGCTTGCCAATTTGTTACTCTTCCTCTTGGGAGGGCTCATTCACGAGGTAATTAACTGACAACCTTCAAAAGACGTCGGGGTTCTACCTTGTCCTTATAGTTTATGTTTCCGCTTTGATTTTACAGGAAATATGTTGACACTGCCATTCGAGGAACCTCATATAATGTGTGAGCCGCGGTTTGGTGCCAATTATCCCCGTGAAAGCTTACCTGAGAGCCTGGAGCAGGAGCGACAACATAACCCTGACAGATCCAACTCAGACATGAGGGAGATCGAGGACGACATCTCCGACAGAGATGAGGACGAGAGAGAGGACGATCAGGATGAAAACGGGCTTCCTAAAAAGCGAGGCCCCCGAAAAAAGAAACCGGGCAAAGAGCAGGTTGACAGGGCCAAACTCAGGCGCCAGGAAGCCAACGCCCGAGAGCGCAGCCGGATGCACGGCTTGAACGCTGCGCTAGAGAGCCTGCGTAAAGTTGTGCCGTGCTACTCCAAAACTCAGAAACTGTCCAAGATTGAGACCCTCAGACTGGCTAAAAACTACATCTGGGCCCTGTCAGAGACTCTTAGCGCAGGGAAGAGACCGGACCTCCTCGCCTTCGTACAGACTTTGTGTAAAGGATTATCTCAACCAACGACCAATTTGGTGGCAGGTTGTTTACAGCTGAACGCGagaaacttcctcacagaccaCAACGGAGAGGTGATGTTCTCTGGGAGGGCGCCCTACGATGCCATGTACCCGTATCCTGGATCAGACATGAACACCCCCCCCGGCCACAGCGGGAGTAGCTTGGACAGTAGCGCCAAGCCGTTCCGTCACTACAGCTACAGCAGCGCCTACGAACCCTACTACGAGAACCAGTCCCCGGAGAGCGGGAGCCCGCATTTCGACGGCCAGCTGAGCCCACCAATGAACTTTAACGGGATTTTCTCCCTAAAACACGACGACCCGCCAGAGTACGGCAAAAATAGCCACTATGGCATGCGCTACTGCGGTGCGCCAGGGCGCACGGCTCTTGCGCATAACTCCATGTACCGAGTCTCCCCAGAGGCCCGTTTCCCTTACGATCTGCACGTCCGCAGCCAGTCCTTCCAAGCACAAGGAGAAGTTAATGGCTCTTTCCACAATTAATCAATCAGCTGGACAAAGTTCAAGCTTGAGAAGCGATGCAATTTCCCCCCACAGATGTCGTGAGTGGAATGAAATTGACTCAGACAGGCTGATGCACTGCAAAAATGCCAACTGAAACaagtcattttttgtgtgttttgaaagATGACACGAAGCCAGAATTTCAGATGAAAGGGATTCACaagtttcttgttgttgttcagtttCATTCGTCTCAATATaaactttaaacacacacacacacacacacacacacacacacacacacacacacacacacacacacacacacacacaccaccaccaccacctgaaGGTTTTGTTTcgtaaaaaaaggggggaaatctGTCTGAAGGCCCAAATTAATGATTTACTGGTACAACGCAGagcatttgttttcaaactGATGTGgtctaaaataattaattgaagGTGCAGATTTGGAGTAAATCGTTTGCAGTTACAGTGCATTATTTGTACGTGTTCGTTAATGGCCATAGTGCAGATGTCGCTAATTGAGTTTACATAAAGCCGATATGATTAATTAAAATTTCTGCTTATTTGAAAACATTACTGCAGTCAGTTAAAACGATTTTTgaggcaaaacaaaagaaacaaaattaaaacaaataaaagtttatCGGGGACGTTTACTGAGACATGATTGGAGTTCAGAGATTCAGTCTCCTAGCAATAAAGGTCAATTTAGCTATGCAAGGCAGCCAAATGCAATCTTtgcttattaaaaataatatatgtCTACTTCTCCTCACAAGGCGTCCCGCTTAATCTAAGATTAATTGAAAAGACGGCAATTACAGCCACATAGATATTTTATAGAAAGCCAGTGAATTCAGGAGATATGTCATCCAATGATGTCATCCGGATTGCTCCTATAAATACAGGAAGTTGCGGGGGGAAACACGTCACAGCTGAACGCTTTCGTATTTGGAGAGGTGAGTGTGTTAACGCGGTGAATGtaaatttttattgtatttatttatttgagcttatttaatgaatgtgaataatatattataaaaatattgtaaaaaaaatcaacagtgtTGACTCTTATGTGCATTTCCACGCATTTAAAGTTTGTTTACGTTGCATTGCATTGTGATAAATTTCACCACAAGCTGAAAGTCCAGCACTGGCAGCAGAAATGCATTTTTGTCAGGTGAACAAAATGCATCAAAAACTATGAATCCTAACAACATGCCTTAAAAAGAGACGATGACCATCAATATGCAACGAAATGAAAGTTTTGGATAGTTTGATGTGAACTTTTTACTCTTCCTTGTTCCTCCCGAGGAGCAACTGTGATGCACTTCATGTACTTCTGCACAATGTTGGTGACTGCTCATAAATTCTGTTGATTTTGTAACTTTAACCGAATGCTGAATGA includes:
- the neurod6b gene encoding neurogenic differentiation factor 6-B isoform X2; translation: MQGNMLTLPFEEPHIMCEPRFGANYPRESLPESLEQERQHNPDRSNSDMREIEDDISDRDEDEREDDQDENGLPKKRGPRKKKPGKEQVDRAKLRRQEANARERSRMHGLNAALESLRKVVPCYSKTQKLSKIETLRLAKNYIWALSETLSAGKRPDLLAFVQTLCKGLSQPTTNLVAGCLQLNARNFLTDHNGEVMFSGRAPYDAMYPYPGSDMNTPPGHSGSSLDSSAKPFRHYSYSSAYEPYYENQSPESGSPHFDGQLSPPMNFNGIFSLKHDDPPEYGKNSHYGMRYCGAPGRTALAHNSMYRVSPEARFPYDLHVRSQSFQAQGEVNGSFHN
- the neurod6b gene encoding neurogenic differentiation factor 6-B isoform X1; this translates as MGTRCWHECHSSKREGKGREGGRVREGKGRADHSKAEKRECAELSSFFQFGSLQVKKLRRSFRGDIREHARYMLTRGNMLTLPFEEPHIMCEPRFGANYPRESLPESLEQERQHNPDRSNSDMREIEDDISDRDEDEREDDQDENGLPKKRGPRKKKPGKEQVDRAKLRRQEANARERSRMHGLNAALESLRKVVPCYSKTQKLSKIETLRLAKNYIWALSETLSAGKRPDLLAFVQTLCKGLSQPTTNLVAGCLQLNARNFLTDHNGEVMFSGRAPYDAMYPYPGSDMNTPPGHSGSSLDSSAKPFRHYSYSSAYEPYYENQSPESGSPHFDGQLSPPMNFNGIFSLKHDDPPEYGKNSHYGMRYCGAPGRTALAHNSMYRVSPEARFPYDLHVRSQSFQAQGEVNGSFHN